One Leisingera thetidis DNA window includes the following coding sequences:
- a CDS encoding DNA repair protein RadC, with product MFDLPLQTQPETQKTGLPPSLLTDFTDQDLWFALTTACHAPAALMSGQAHPKVLERFTTLAEAMQGAIVHAEEIIPEDAPRLLAILDREGRLVLGGATNDGGVAWCHPVSDATEARAVVSEASQTRAQAMRAAEWHEHGLARRLRHHADVLDARLVDPLWRVFASRALQIAA from the coding sequence ATGTTCGACCTTCCTCTCCAAACTCAGCCGGAAACACAGAAGACAGGTTTGCCGCCGAGCCTCCTGACCGATTTTACAGATCAAGACTTGTGGTTTGCGCTCACGACGGCTTGCCATGCTCCCGCGGCGCTCATGTCCGGGCAGGCACACCCCAAGGTACTGGAGCGATTCACCACGCTGGCCGAGGCCATGCAGGGGGCAATCGTTCACGCCGAAGAAATTATACCTGAAGACGCTCCGCGTCTCCTGGCAATCCTCGACCGGGAGGGCCGCCTCGTTCTGGGCGGGGCTACCAATGATGGCGGGGTCGCATGGTGCCACCCGGTCTCGGATGCCACCGAAGCCCGCGCCGTCGTGTCCGAAGCCAGCCAGACCCGTGCGCAGGCCATGCGGGCGGCCGAGTGGCATGAACATGGCCTCGCGCGCCGGCTGCGGCACCACGCCGACGTTCTCGATGCCCGTCTTGTCGATCCGCTCTGGCGTGTCTTCGCGTCTCGCGCCCTGCAGATCGCGGCGTGA
- a CDS encoding PIN domain-containing protein, which yields MWFPVLHLRAKVTYRLLPELTPLHRALEEAVVRFSQSDNTLAKAPIGSLFREVFGVSGAREILPDVLGDLIERGRVHRVAEHEIDPSLLRLVDLAPGPEEPNGACAAEPSEQAQKSAQDRTIERFFDPVLEEIVQAGVLLPEPVEGSCFRIPVDPFATDPPRHWIDGELRAELQDDMQVYNATCEKIGHRWRRSDAMLVLNDGELSFECSDPRESEYLRGLPQTVRRSWLLPDRQDGSNHSSLDDDAEVSLHCRLPEGLDGLTLVRGLPETISTELDFPSLAVLAKLDPVAGVTAPTFISPPARGQAMRVAYPREDNPGVAGVFLAREGREYLRLPIIWEGLHAEIGVFRRTGGFAQSGSEWSELVAALESECRFSEAPEIFVLPAFWLKPSEFWMGLIDRVRHEPGSQTWMQRIVDALEILPRPIIEGLVETLASEPSLAQFRRSQPELGRLDPTATELASEINEQSREVGHIPPECNRVIAFDTSAILEFGDLADHLLPTDFFVFPQTVADEIERKKTQRDDFRWKSRKNLRAISTLPKNQWTAPFPDVSHLKSGDKRNADGEIIAVLIPYRQPDRKIILVSQDLDFVPRCKSYDIDVMTAEVFIAESKTRRRDIQK from the coding sequence GTGTGGTTTCCGGTCCTGCACCTTCGTGCAAAGGTAACCTATCGCCTCCTTCCGGAACTCACTCCACTGCACCGGGCTCTGGAAGAGGCAGTGGTTCGGTTTTCGCAAAGCGACAACACCTTGGCCAAAGCACCGATCGGAAGCTTGTTTCGGGAGGTTTTTGGCGTGTCGGGCGCAAGGGAAATCTTGCCCGATGTGCTCGGCGATCTTATCGAACGCGGGCGCGTTCATCGGGTCGCAGAGCACGAAATCGACCCGTCCTTGCTCCGCCTTGTCGATCTTGCGCCCGGGCCAGAGGAGCCGAATGGTGCATGTGCGGCGGAGCCGTCAGAGCAAGCCCAAAAATCGGCACAGGATCGAACAATCGAGCGGTTCTTTGATCCGGTGCTAGAAGAAATCGTTCAGGCCGGTGTTCTGCTGCCCGAGCCCGTGGAGGGGAGCTGTTTCCGTATCCCTGTCGATCCTTTCGCGACCGATCCTCCTCGGCATTGGATCGACGGCGAACTCAGGGCTGAATTGCAGGACGACATGCAAGTATACAATGCAACCTGCGAGAAGATTGGTCATCGATGGCGACGCAGCGACGCGATGCTTGTCCTCAATGACGGCGAGCTTTCCTTCGAATGCAGCGACCCGCGCGAGAGCGAGTACCTACGCGGTCTTCCACAAACGGTGCGGCGTTCCTGGTTGTTGCCGGACCGCCAGGACGGATCGAACCACTCCAGCCTTGACGATGATGCCGAGGTCTCGCTCCATTGCCGTTTGCCCGAGGGGCTCGATGGGCTGACATTGGTTCGTGGCTTGCCCGAGACTATATCAACTGAGTTGGATTTTCCGTCATTGGCCGTCCTGGCCAAGCTCGATCCCGTGGCGGGGGTAACCGCGCCGACCTTCATTTCGCCGCCGGCCCGGGGGCAAGCCATGCGGGTGGCTTATCCGCGCGAAGACAATCCAGGTGTCGCGGGTGTCTTTCTGGCGAGGGAGGGGCGCGAATACCTTAGGTTGCCCATCATATGGGAAGGATTGCACGCTGAAATCGGGGTGTTCCGCAGGACAGGTGGCTTTGCGCAGAGCGGTTCGGAATGGAGCGAATTGGTCGCTGCCCTTGAAAGCGAATGCCGGTTTTCAGAAGCGCCGGAGATATTTGTGCTGCCTGCATTTTGGCTGAAGCCGTCAGAGTTTTGGATGGGGCTCATTGATCGGGTCAGGCATGAGCCGGGGTCGCAAACGTGGATGCAAAGGATTGTTGACGCGTTGGAAATTCTGCCGCGCCCTATCATTGAAGGGCTGGTCGAAACCTTGGCGAGTGAACCCTCACTGGCTCAATTCCGACGTTCACAGCCTGAACTCGGCAGACTCGACCCTACGGCAACGGAACTTGCTTCCGAAATTAATGAGCAATCTCGGGAGGTGGGGCATATTCCGCCCGAATGCAACAGGGTCATCGCATTTGATACCTCTGCTATTCTTGAGTTCGGCGACCTCGCCGATCACCTCTTGCCGACAGATTTTTTTGTTTTTCCGCAAACGGTTGCGGACGAAATCGAAAGGAAGAAAACACAGCGAGACGACTTCCGATGGAAAAGTCGGAAGAATTTGCGCGCAATTTCGACACTTCCGAAAAATCAATGGACGGCACCTTTCCCTGATGTGAGCCACCTAAAGTCAGGCGACAAACGAAATGCAGATGGAGAGATTATTGCAGTCCTGATTCCGTACCGTCAGCCAGATCGCAAAATAATTCTCGTCTCCCAGGACCTGGATTTCGTGCCGAGGTGCAAATCATACGATATCGATGTGATGACGGCAGAAGTTTTCATAGCCGAATCAAAGACACGGCGGAGGGACATCCAGAAATGA
- a CDS encoding AAA domain-containing protein: MDFTTRGTNPQFLPDGIEIFLVDHLRKIFREDERELESLSKRLEQARQDAERLKSKATDAADLRLLKLQACLDRANTTCDHVAAELGSFEGNREKCQDLILRAREGRWSETENAKAKEFADDALSGLKQEIARVETQIEDLRKRRDETSQETQVLTEANNAAEQQLFLLLGGGAPPAFHEALRKRETYLEAEFQAESEKNVDLLRTRENEILTAEVDLNRLNGEMEDARTRASQLALAGWIEWTARNLDPRNFFWRSEDSIRKDINTRRQELDTASADVERIRKELADLRATYETELEALPESVRGKLIDETKANLSDISNKLANIERMVHEIKSELEAHESELSKYRKEFEVEHQRHVTARLDNMLCHAQTALDENEKEIDDAAGHLQRAEQSRARLLSMIDGRRARLEAALADCDGRARAHLEPLQRAEARLRRRLQDRAQKAGMVHDPKTGTFREQEVPQLETAVARATYRRRGEGLSSLATLPVLLQRREQTGYVSKDDERLATVFAAIRDEVEPSEAERPEFIDRFCDIVFGDDEEERPFFVSLVSKKDDQLLVLVRPAEVLPQLQSCLPEAMSVCLLCRLDYGSRNTPDNTTLLVLDAAVVPDCAPRPFEAVASFLRYTSRRSLPAAAPALDEILEQALALPDMLEEELQDRLTDWQGYLDWANREISRKAPWAALGPGEWEDNAWNGVVICEGAAAVRHISGARLPKDTRRSVELYPLEEPWKQGDRKGRNIRYRCTDFKVIGPATLRQDFLKDCPWPDPKAIQVQLKFSRKADVAALAKMAESTSLGLRDLSEAAGSKTQLNRYGSALTQLQFGASGRRQANRLPAAPYLMASLFNVALAAKPSDRPDRLLNEQIAQMYRLNEDQKAAVGVMLAAPEIAYVQGPPGTGKTTMIAAACAHFVRSGHRVLIASQTNLAVENALDRLRDDPEVRQLWLSKNDGEERKSTAVAEWYGMAAEHVKQKVSGPLKSLTAEIKQLQIWLGRAQKLDDDRRVSDADIAARKDTLKRANARLDEVKTLQKVASETNRRAAWWAMARNALANLEDWDPSCFWPELAPDVSELLAMIVEQEGGRAHLEVSAPALHRQVQERIRGIQSRLRDEGDQVGRESAEGARQRILHAWPDNVSPLAEGSGDDEASAKTEAVAGRARLLAQQALDDARIRGDTVNEQCVKLLSEASEFLDLPAESSPSDLSAAIARIEGILDLQASRLAEANPLEDWLPLLDQWVGDLKQQANKPSATDRMGERYVRSANVIGITCNADFRILSDNGFSSFDVVIVDEVSKATPLELLRPMLLAPKTILVGDHRQLPPTFEFASFSNPDTSPTDDEDADALEREAELLRKYERLTTASLFRDGFAEIDPRSRAALNTQYRMHPQIMSLINRFYDGRLQSGLTDPDGLDTSARWSWRTHGLNLNSRTGGQYLTESLHALWIDSSEDEAGKVAYEDSDGTGIGNKLEARLVAQVVEDLVNTCEREHRTKTIAVATFYNRQKRLIRKELESRLGQRFKGLQIDVETVDRFQGKEADIVIVSMVRNRSRRLGKNSNPAKFERINVAFSRARDLLVVIGARKTFERFEVAIEPVDGGAPRRTPVYGQIIGDIKELGGLWQAKDILGPKPLRSKRNNP, from the coding sequence TTGGATTTCACCACCAGAGGAACTAATCCGCAATTTCTCCCTGATGGCATCGAAATCTTCCTTGTTGATCATCTGCGGAAGATTTTCCGAGAGGATGAACGAGAACTCGAATCTCTTAGCAAGCGCCTGGAGCAGGCACGACAAGATGCCGAACGACTGAAGTCAAAGGCGACAGACGCCGCCGATTTGCGGCTCCTGAAACTTCAAGCCTGCCTGGACAGAGCCAACACCACCTGCGACCACGTCGCGGCGGAGCTAGGGAGCTTCGAGGGCAACCGGGAAAAGTGCCAAGACTTGATTTTAAGGGCGCGCGAGGGGAGGTGGTCGGAGACAGAAAACGCAAAAGCGAAGGAATTTGCCGACGATGCGCTGTCCGGTCTGAAGCAGGAGATCGCGCGAGTCGAGACGCAGATCGAGGATTTACGGAAACGACGTGACGAGACGTCACAAGAGACACAGGTCCTGACGGAAGCGAATAACGCTGCCGAGCAGCAATTGTTTCTCTTGCTAGGAGGGGGGGCTCCACCGGCATTTCATGAAGCTTTGAGAAAGCGCGAGACATATCTCGAAGCGGAATTTCAGGCGGAATCAGAAAAAAATGTGGATCTATTGAGGACGCGTGAAAACGAGATTTTGACTGCGGAAGTCGATTTGAATCGGCTGAACGGCGAGATGGAGGACGCTCGTACACGAGCCTCGCAATTGGCCTTGGCTGGGTGGATCGAGTGGACCGCACGTAATCTGGATCCGCGCAACTTTTTCTGGCGTAGTGAAGATTCCATTCGAAAGGACATCAACACCCGACGGCAGGAATTGGACACTGCAAGCGCGGATGTAGAGCGTATTAGGAAAGAGTTGGCAGACCTGCGTGCCACGTACGAGACTGAGCTTGAGGCGCTGCCGGAATCTGTGCGCGGAAAGCTGATCGACGAAACCAAAGCGAATTTGAGTGATATCTCAAACAAGCTCGCGAACATCGAGCGGATGGTCCACGAAATCAAATCCGAACTGGAAGCGCACGAATCTGAACTTTCGAAATACCGAAAGGAATTTGAGGTCGAGCATCAGCGGCATGTGACGGCTCGCTTGGATAACATGCTCTGTCACGCACAAACTGCCCTCGACGAAAACGAAAAAGAGATAGACGACGCGGCCGGGCATCTGCAACGCGCAGAACAGAGCCGAGCGCGCCTTTTGAGTATGATCGACGGGCGACGTGCAAGGCTGGAAGCCGCACTTGCTGATTGCGATGGTCGGGCCAGAGCGCATCTCGAACCTCTCCAGCGCGCCGAGGCTCGTTTGCGTCGCCGGCTTCAGGATCGTGCGCAAAAGGCCGGAATGGTTCATGACCCGAAGACTGGCACGTTCCGGGAGCAGGAGGTTCCTCAACTCGAGACTGCTGTTGCCCGAGCGACCTATCGACGGCGCGGCGAGGGATTGTCCTCTCTTGCGACCTTGCCGGTCTTGCTCCAGCGCCGCGAGCAAACAGGCTATGTGAGCAAGGATGATGAAAGACTTGCGACGGTCTTTGCAGCCATTCGTGACGAAGTGGAGCCAAGTGAAGCCGAGCGCCCCGAATTCATCGACCGTTTCTGCGACATTGTCTTTGGCGATGACGAGGAGGAACGGCCGTTTTTCGTCTCCCTGGTGTCAAAGAAGGATGACCAGCTGCTTGTTCTGGTTCGACCTGCAGAAGTGCTGCCGCAACTGCAAAGCTGCTTGCCTGAGGCAATGTCGGTTTGCCTGCTTTGCCGGCTCGATTACGGTTCCAGAAATACACCGGACAACACGACGCTTCTAGTTCTGGACGCTGCGGTAGTTCCGGATTGCGCGCCGCGCCCGTTTGAGGCAGTCGCTTCATTTTTGCGCTATACATCGCGACGCTCGTTGCCAGCAGCGGCACCTGCACTTGATGAGATCCTAGAGCAAGCGCTAGCTCTACCAGACATGCTGGAGGAAGAGCTCCAGGATCGGTTGACTGACTGGCAAGGCTATCTGGACTGGGCCAACCGCGAGATTTCGCGCAAGGCGCCTTGGGCAGCATTGGGACCCGGCGAGTGGGAAGACAATGCCTGGAATGGTGTTGTCATTTGTGAAGGTGCTGCGGCGGTCCGCCATATTTCCGGTGCCCGCCTGCCGAAGGACACACGCCGCAGTGTTGAGCTCTATCCATTGGAAGAACCCTGGAAGCAGGGTGATCGTAAGGGCCGCAACATCCGTTATCGCTGTACTGATTTCAAGGTAATCGGACCCGCTACACTCAGGCAGGATTTCTTGAAGGATTGCCCATGGCCTGACCCCAAAGCCATTCAGGTCCAGCTGAAATTTTCGCGCAAGGCTGATGTGGCTGCGTTGGCCAAGATGGCCGAAAGCACATCGCTTGGATTGAGAGATTTGAGCGAAGCAGCCGGCTCAAAGACGCAACTTAATCGTTACGGGTCAGCCCTGACGCAATTGCAGTTCGGGGCGAGCGGTCGGCGGCAAGCCAACCGCTTGCCCGCTGCCCCCTATTTGATGGCGTCGCTTTTCAACGTGGCGCTGGCGGCAAAACCATCAGACAGGCCTGATCGGCTTTTGAATGAGCAGATCGCCCAGATGTACCGCCTTAACGAGGATCAAAAAGCTGCCGTCGGCGTCATGCTGGCCGCGCCCGAAATCGCCTATGTTCAGGGCCCGCCGGGAACCGGAAAGACCACGATGATCGCTGCGGCTTGCGCGCACTTCGTCCGGTCGGGGCATCGCGTGCTGATTGCCTCGCAGACCAACCTTGCGGTCGAGAACGCCCTTGATCGCCTGAGGGATGACCCCGAGGTTCGACAGCTTTGGCTAAGCAAAAACGACGGAGAGGAAAGGAAATCGACAGCTGTCGCCGAGTGGTATGGGATGGCCGCAGAACATGTGAAACAGAAGGTGAGCGGGCCGCTCAAGTCGCTGACAGCAGAGATCAAGCAACTGCAGATCTGGCTCGGGCGCGCCCAAAAGCTGGACGATGACCGAAGGGTTTCCGATGCGGACATTGCGGCGCGCAAGGATACGCTCAAGCGAGCCAATGCACGGTTGGACGAGGTGAAAACGCTCCAGAAGGTGGCGTCAGAAACTAACAGGCGTGCGGCATGGTGGGCCATGGCTCGCAACGCGCTTGCGAATTTGGAGGATTGGGATCCCTCCTGCTTTTGGCCTGAGCTCGCGCCAGATGTGTCCGAGCTTCTAGCAATGATTGTTGAGCAGGAGGGAGGTAGGGCGCATCTTGAGGTCTCGGCGCCAGCTCTGCATCGCCAGGTGCAAGAACGGATCCGCGGCATCCAGTCGAGGTTGAGGGACGAAGGGGATCAAGTTGGACGAGAGAGCGCCGAGGGCGCAAGACAGCGGATACTCCATGCGTGGCCGGATAATGTGTCGCCCTTAGCGGAAGGATCCGGCGACGACGAGGCGAGCGCAAAAACCGAAGCAGTGGCCGGTCGCGCGCGTCTGCTTGCACAGCAGGCCCTGGACGATGCACGCATCCGTGGCGATACGGTCAATGAACAGTGTGTGAAACTGTTGTCGGAGGCGAGTGAATTTCTCGATCTTCCGGCCGAATCGTCGCCGTCAGACCTTTCAGCCGCAATTGCCCGGATCGAGGGCATTCTGGACTTGCAAGCAAGCCGCCTCGCAGAAGCCAATCCACTTGAGGATTGGTTGCCTTTGCTGGATCAATGGGTTGGCGACCTGAAGCAGCAGGCAAACAAACCCTCCGCCACGGATCGCATGGGCGAACGCTACGTCCGCAGCGCCAATGTTATCGGCATCACGTGCAACGCCGACTTCAGGATCCTTTCGGACAACGGATTTTCCAGCTTTGATGTGGTGATCGTTGACGAGGTCAGCAAGGCGACTCCGCTGGAGTTGCTACGCCCGATGCTTCTTGCACCCAAGACGATCCTTGTTGGTGATCACCGGCAGCTTCCTCCGACGTTCGAGTTTGCGTCTTTCTCGAACCCGGACACGTCTCCCACGGACGACGAGGATGCGGATGCTTTGGAGCGTGAGGCAGAATTGCTTCGTAAATACGAGCGTTTGACGACGGCATCGCTGTTCCGCGACGGCTTTGCCGAAATAGACCCCCGTAGTAGGGCAGCCCTGAACACCCAATACCGCATGCATCCGCAGATCATGTCGCTGATCAATCGTTTCTACGATGGGCGATTGCAATCCGGACTGACCGATCCGGATGGGCTGGATACCAGCGCCAGATGGTCATGGAGGACACATGGCCTAAACCTGAACTCTCGAACCGGCGGACAATATCTTACAGAGAGTCTTCATGCGCTGTGGATCGACAGTTCGGAAGATGAAGCCGGAAAGGTTGCCTATGAGGACAGCGACGGGACCGGCATCGGAAACAAGCTTGAGGCACGGCTCGTTGCCCAAGTCGTCGAGGACCTCGTCAATACCTGCGAACGGGAACATCGCACCAAGACCATCGCCGTCGCCACTTTCTACAACCGCCAGAAAAGGTTGATCCGCAAAGAACTCGAGTCCAGGCTCGGCCAGCGTTTCAAGGGCCTACAAATAGACGTCGAGACGGTCGACCGATTCCAGGGGAAGGAGGCGGACATCGTGATCGTGAGCATGGTTCGCAACAGATCTCGGCGTTTGGGCAAGAACTCCAATCCGGCGAAATTCGAAAGGATCAATGTGGCGTTCTCGCGGGCGCGCGATCTCTTGGTGGTGATCGGAGCGCGAAAGACCTTCGAGCGATTTGAGGTTGCGATCGAACCTGTTGACGGTGGCGCGCCGCGACGCACCCCCGTCTATGGGCAGATCATCGGTGACATCAAGGAACTTGGCGGTCTCTGGCAGGCCAAAGATATCCTTGGGCCAAAACCGCTGCGCTCCAAGAGGAATAACCCATGA
- a CDS encoding AAA family ATPase, translating to MKPVHRPVWLRSLETHAGLVSCLVVHGEVYDLRRNPWTTEYQRIPEMVAAALREGAFKSVIEWDPVTGVHGRDAAKWETLASSAGPTDARGATYAVAPDARFDSAEPSPVTVEDFVAIVLRVLSDKTAQPTAFVANLANFAFSFGQNPSQSERDLLAQLAKAIVGAAHPEDAGPKNLLVLITPAAHALPLSMLPGPAHLREVVVPLPDRQERSTILGDRLHQWRLKNRPKVGQAGYEDLIDALDGMSCQDILNIEGLSVRCAETEELTADSLLSLYRHGIQTSAWEALSRDKLLSMPAMLEERVKGQTHAIEKVTAVTIRAFTGLSGLQHSRRQRMPKGSLFFVGPTGVGKTELAKSLAEFLFGDEEAFIRFDMSEFNHEHSDQRLIGAPPGYVGYEEGGQLTNAIRKRPFCVLLFDEIEKAHVRILDKFLQILEDGRLTDGRGQTVSFSEAIIIFTSNIGAAEIAPTLTDEETRKAFNSSVRDHFVREMGRPELLNRIGDNIVAFNFVRDRGFLAEIMRSKLGSLRAQLQDKYGIRAVRIAEERVFLEKVAGEIDPTMGGRGAITALTKWVIDPISTFLFNEVPDRAMCIGQTLVIELADEDLPRVTLEAS from the coding sequence ATGAAACCGGTTCATCGTCCTGTATGGTTGCGTAGCTTGGAAACGCATGCGGGCCTGGTGTCTTGCCTTGTCGTTCACGGCGAAGTTTACGATCTGCGCCGCAATCCTTGGACGACAGAGTATCAGCGCATACCCGAAATGGTCGCCGCGGCCCTTCGCGAGGGCGCCTTCAAGTCCGTGATCGAATGGGATCCCGTAACAGGGGTCCACGGCCGCGATGCGGCGAAATGGGAGACCCTAGCCAGCTCGGCAGGGCCGACCGACGCTCGGGGCGCGACATATGCTGTTGCCCCAGATGCCCGTTTTGACAGTGCGGAACCTTCGCCGGTTACTGTGGAAGATTTCGTCGCCATCGTGCTCAGGGTACTGTCCGACAAGACCGCGCAGCCGACGGCCTTTGTCGCCAATCTGGCGAACTTTGCGTTCTCATTCGGCCAGAATCCATCACAGAGTGAACGAGACCTACTTGCGCAACTTGCCAAGGCCATTGTCGGCGCGGCGCACCCAGAGGACGCAGGGCCAAAGAACCTGTTGGTTCTGATCACTCCCGCCGCCCACGCGCTTCCCTTGTCGATGCTACCGGGACCGGCGCATCTGCGCGAGGTCGTCGTGCCGCTGCCGGACCGGCAGGAGCGGTCCACGATACTTGGAGACCGGCTTCATCAATGGCGGCTAAAGAACCGACCCAAGGTCGGTCAGGCGGGATATGAGGACCTGATTGATGCGCTCGACGGGATGTCGTGCCAGGATATTCTGAATATCGAAGGATTGTCCGTCCGATGCGCTGAAACCGAAGAGTTGACGGCCGACAGTCTGTTGAGCCTCTATCGTCATGGTATTCAGACCAGTGCGTGGGAGGCACTCAGCCGCGATAAGCTTCTCTCGATGCCGGCCATGTTGGAAGAGCGCGTCAAAGGCCAAACTCACGCGATCGAGAAAGTCACCGCTGTCACCATTCGAGCCTTTACCGGCCTTTCAGGCTTGCAGCATTCTAGGCGGCAACGAATGCCGAAAGGTTCTCTTTTCTTCGTCGGTCCCACCGGGGTCGGTAAGACGGAACTGGCAAAATCTCTCGCGGAGTTCCTCTTTGGGGACGAAGAGGCGTTCATTCGTTTCGACATGTCAGAGTTCAACCATGAACACAGCGATCAAAGACTCATCGGCGCGCCGCCGGGATATGTCGGCTATGAAGAGGGTGGGCAGTTGACGAATGCCATCCGAAAGCGTCCTTTTTGCGTCCTCCTGTTCGACGAAATCGAGAAGGCCCATGTACGAATTCTCGACAAGTTTCTGCAAATTCTGGAGGATGGCCGCCTTACCGACGGACGTGGTCAAACCGTGAGCTTCTCGGAAGCAATCATAATATTCACCTCAAACATTGGTGCAGCCGAGATAGCTCCGACATTGACCGACGAAGAGACGAGGAAGGCTTTCAACAGCAGCGTGCGGGATCATTTCGTTAGAGAAATGGGGCGACCTGAACTTTTGAACCGAATTGGTGACAATATCGTCGCGTTCAACTTTGTTCGTGACAGGGGCTTTCTGGCTGAAATCATGCGGAGCAAACTTGGCTCGCTTCGCGCGCAGCTCCAAGACAAATATGGAATTCGGGCCGTCCGGATCGCTGAGGAACGTGTATTTCTTGAGAAGGTTGCAGGCGAAATCGACCCCACCATGGGCGGACGCGGAGCCATCACCGCATTGACGAAATGGGTGATCGACCCGATTTCCACTTTTCTTTTCAACGAGGTGCCGGATCGGGCCATGTGTATCGGCCAGACGCTTGTTATCGAGTTGGCTGACGAAGATTTGCCTCGTGTGACACTTGAGGCGTCATGA
- a CDS encoding 4Fe-4S single cluster domain-containing protein, translated as MTRYLNIASRIPCTSVEGPGLRYALWVQGCDIDCPGCCNPDLLPFVRRQTILSSRIVDEIEQARDHYGIEGVTFLGGEPSYQAQGLAEVASSCQRLGISVMVFTGFRLEQLRRRNLPGVDALLDHSDIVVDGPFVSALPDQRRNWVGSSNQRFHYMTSRYERSIETSSFDRPAVEVRVGLDDQLRMNGFPMIHSAELPFKPS; from the coding sequence ATGACCCGCTATTTGAACATTGCTTCCCGTATACCCTGCACGTCCGTCGAAGGGCCTGGCCTACGCTATGCGCTTTGGGTTCAGGGCTGCGACATCGATTGTCCCGGATGCTGCAATCCGGATTTGTTGCCGTTCGTGCGCAGGCAGACCATTCTTTCATCGCGAATCGTGGACGAGATAGAGCAGGCCCGCGACCACTACGGCATTGAAGGGGTCACTTTCCTTGGAGGTGAGCCGTCCTATCAAGCGCAAGGGCTGGCGGAAGTCGCCTCCTCCTGCCAGAGACTTGGAATATCCGTAATGGTATTCACCGGCTTCAGGCTGGAACAACTTCGTCGGCGAAATCTGCCGGGAGTTGATGCGTTGCTTGACCACTCTGATATCGTGGTCGACGGCCCCTTCGTTTCTGCACTGCCGGATCAGAGGCGAAATTGGGTAGGTTCCTCGAACCAGAGGTTCCACTACATGACTTCAAGATACGAGCGCTCGATTGAGACGTCATCTTTTGATCGCCCGGCTGTCGAAGTGCGTGTGGGGTTGGACGACCAATTGCGAATGAATGGATTTCCAATGATCCATTCTGCGGAGCTTCCCTTCAAGCCGAGTTGA
- a CDS encoding single-stranded DNA-binding protein, which translates to MQNIVILAGNIGQTPEVRTTQSGTKITNFSLATSRPRLSEGRVMRDENGYRVMDTEWHRITCFNGLGKTVAEHSEKGMKVLVHGRIHYTKWIDSMGNDRYGCEIIAEKVDFLSRPKSAENENPELVDRDDEIPF; encoded by the coding sequence ATGCAGAACATCGTCATCCTCGCCGGCAACATCGGTCAGACCCCCGAAGTCCGCACCACCCAGAGCGGCACCAAGATCACCAACTTCAGCCTCGCCACCTCGCGCCCCCGCCTCTCGGAAGGCCGTGTGATGCGCGACGAGAACGGCTACCGGGTCATGGACACCGAATGGCACCGCATCACCTGCTTCAACGGTCTCGGCAAGACGGTCGCGGAGCACTCCGAAAAGGGCATGAAGGTCCTCGTCCACGGTCGCATCCACTACACCAAGTGGATCGACAGCATGGGGAACGACCGCTACGGCTGCGAAATCATCGCCGAGAAGGTCGACTTCCTGAGCCGCCCGAAGTCGGCCGAGAACGAAAACCCCGAGCTGGTCGACCGCGACGATGAGATCCCGTTCTGA
- a CDS encoding DUF6878 family protein: protein MSKIEPTLAAPMAPSRIDFTAVLARQAERDARIAALRPANKERLFDGLTAAGITHVTVSFDGYGDSGQVESIQAYAGETGVAFSKTEIAYTALTWDDPEVEMRALSLEDVVEQLAYDLLSDTHGGWENNDGAYGEFCFDASARTIHLEFNERFPGTGIQENLADKAKKLGIPVMKFEKGA from the coding sequence ATGTCCAAGATCGAACCCACCCTGGCCGCGCCGATGGCGCCGTCCAGGATTGATTTCACCGCCGTGCTGGCCCGGCAGGCCGAGCGCGACGCGCGGATCGCAGCTTTGCGTCCGGCCAACAAGGAGCGCCTCTTCGATGGCCTGACTGCCGCGGGCATCACCCATGTGACCGTGAGCTTCGACGGCTATGGCGATAGCGGCCAGGTTGAAAGCATCCAAGCCTACGCTGGCGAGACCGGGGTTGCTTTCTCCAAGACCGAGATCGCCTATACCGCATTGACCTGGGACGACCCGGAGGTCGAGATGCGGGCGCTTTCGCTCGAAGATGTCGTGGAGCAACTGGCCTACGACTTGCTCTCCGACACCCATGGCGGTTGGGAAAACAACGACGGGGCATACGGTGAATTCTGCTTCGACGCGAGCGCTCGCACCATCCACCTCGAGTTCAACGAGCGCTTCCCCGGAACCGGTATCCAGGAAAACCTCGCCGACAAGGCCAAGAAGCTCGGCATCCCGGTCATGAAGTTCGAGAAGGGGGCGTGA
- a CDS encoding WGR domain-containing protein: MFDISQQMEVFPTTVDLKRIDPSLNMRRFYRMSVQPDLFGGACLVREWGRIGFRGQMLIEQHPDEGHAVTALLKLAATKHRRGYLRSS; the protein is encoded by the coding sequence ATGTTCGACATTTCGCAGCAAATGGAAGTGTTCCCGACAACGGTCGATCTCAAGCGGATCGACCCGTCTCTCAACATGCGGCGCTTCTATCGAATGAGCGTTCAGCCGGACCTGTTTGGCGGCGCATGCCTTGTGCGGGAATGGGGCCGTATCGGGTTTCGAGGGCAGATGCTAATCGAACAGCACCCGGACGAGGGGCATGCTGTGACCGCCCTATTGAAGCTCGCAGCGACGAAGCATCGCCGAGGATACTTGCGTTCTAGCTAG